One Indicator indicator isolate 239-I01 chromosome Z, UM_Iind_1.1, whole genome shotgun sequence genomic window carries:
- the LOC128979596 gene encoding avidin-like translates to MVQVTPFLLVLSLALVAPGQASRKCVLTGNWTNDLGSNMTIEAVNEEGSFKGKYNTSVSDSPDKIQLSPLQGCEQHRDSRGQPVFGFTVNWTFSDSVTVFTGQCFVDENGKEVLKTMWLLRSHVDNITDDWKATRVGTNVFTRLHSQKE, encoded by the exons ATGGTGCAAGTGACTCCCTTCCTCCTGGTGCTCAGCTTGGCCCTGGTGGCTCCTGGCCAGGCTTCCAGAAAG TGTGTGCTGACTGGGAACTGGACCAATGACCTGGGCTCCAATATGACCATTGAGGCTGTGAATGAAGAAGGCAGCTTTAAAGGCAAGTATAACACATCTGTGTCGGACAGCCCAGACAAGATCCAGCTGTCACCACTACAGGGGTGCgagcagcacagagacagcagaggCCAGCCTGTCTTCGGCTTCACCGTCAACTGGACCTTTTCAg ACTCTGTCACTGTCTTCACTGGCCAGTGCTTTGTGGATGAGAATGGAAAGGAGGTTCTGAAGACCATGTGGCTCCTGAGGTCACATGTGGACAACATCACAGATGACTGGAAAGCCACTAG ggttGGCACCAACGTCTTCACTCGACTGCACTCTCAAAAGGAGTga
- the LOC128979609 gene encoding avidin-like: MVQVTPFLLVLSLALVAPGQASRKCVLTGKWINDLGSTMTIGAVNGEGNFNGFYHTAVTATTNKIQVSPLQGSQHRTNQKNHPTFGFTVNWTFSDSVTVFTGQCFVDENGKEVLKTMWLLRSHVDNITDDWKATRVGINVFTRLHSQKE; encoded by the exons ATGGTGCAAGTGACTCCCTTCCTCCTGGTGCTCAGCTTGGCCCTGGTGGCTCCTGGCCAGGCTTCCAGAAAG tgTGTGCTGACTGGGAAATGGATCAACGACCTGGGCTCCACCATGACCATCGGGGCTGTGAATGGAGAAGGCAACTTCAATGGCTTCTACCACACAGCTGTGACAGCCACCACCAACAAGATCCAGGTGTCACCACTGCAGGGGTCCCAGCACCGCACCAACCAGAAGAACCACCCCACCTTTGGCTTCACTGTCAACTGGACCTTTTCAG ACTCTGTCACTGTCTTCACTGGCCAGTGCTTTGTGGATGAGAATGGAAAGGAGGTTCTGAAGACCATGTGGCTCCTGAGGTCACATGTGGACAACATCACAGATGACTGGAAAGCCACTAG ggttGGCATCAACGTCTTCACTCGACTGCACTCTCAAAAGGAGTga